The Deltaproteobacteria bacterium genome window below encodes:
- a CDS encoding molybdopterin molybdotransferase MoeA — protein sequence MIDVDAAQARLLASLTSLASEAVPLVAADRRVLACDHAARWQLPVAPTSVMDGYALELATVRGDGPIAIAGTSSAGHPFTAPWIAGTAVRIATGAVVPNGAELVVAQEDVRRRDDGRIELLDDARTHARAGRFVRPAGADFERDAPLLPAGTELAAAELALLGAGGHATLEVHRRPRVAILSNGDELVAVGQPPAPGFVPSTNGTMLASLVRAVGGEVVESVEVPDDRGALDRALASALARADVVLTSGGASVGDHDLVRDALRRADGDELLWGVAMRPGKPTGAVRVGAVTCIALPGNPASSLVAFALFAAPVLRVLAGVRGDPRPPAFTAVLGAAVEGEPRREHFVRAGFDGERVVPLPDQRSGNLRSIARAQLLVRVPAGVATLPAGATCRCLRLPR from the coding sequence ATGATCGACGTCGACGCCGCGCAGGCGCGGCTGCTGGCGTCGCTGACGTCGCTGGCGAGCGAAGCGGTGCCGCTGGTCGCGGCCGACCGGCGCGTGCTCGCCTGCGATCACGCCGCAAGGTGGCAGCTGCCGGTGGCGCCGACCAGCGTGATGGACGGCTACGCGCTCGAGCTCGCGACGGTGCGCGGCGACGGGCCCATCGCGATCGCCGGCACCAGCAGTGCCGGACACCCCTTCACCGCGCCGTGGATCGCGGGCACTGCCGTGCGCATCGCGACCGGCGCGGTGGTACCCAACGGCGCGGAGCTGGTGGTCGCGCAGGAAGACGTGCGACGCCGCGACGACGGACGCATCGAGCTGCTCGACGACGCACGCACGCACGCACGCGCCGGCCGCTTCGTGCGCCCCGCCGGCGCCGACTTCGAGCGCGACGCGCCGCTGCTGCCGGCCGGCACCGAGCTCGCGGCCGCCGAGCTCGCGCTGCTCGGCGCCGGTGGCCACGCCACGCTCGAGGTCCACCGGCGGCCACGGGTCGCGATCCTCTCGAACGGCGACGAGCTGGTCGCGGTGGGGCAGCCGCCGGCGCCCGGCTTCGTGCCGAGCACCAACGGCACGATGTTGGCTTCGCTGGTCCGCGCCGTCGGTGGCGAGGTGGTCGAGTCGGTCGAGGTGCCCGACGATCGTGGGGCCCTCGATCGCGCGCTCGCATCGGCGTTGGCGCGCGCCGACGTCGTGTTGACCAGCGGCGGCGCCTCCGTCGGCGATCACGATCTCGTGCGCGACGCGCTGCGCCGCGCCGACGGCGACGAGTTGCTGTGGGGTGTCGCGATGCGTCCTGGCAAGCCCACCGGGGCGGTCCGCGTGGGTGCGGTGACCTGCATCGCGCTGCCCGGCAACCCCGCCAGCTCCCTGGTTGCGTTCGCGCTGTTCGCCGCACCGGTGCTCCGCGTGCTCGCGGGCGTGCGCGGCGATCCACGGCCGCCCGCCTTCACCGCCGTGCTCGGTGCCGCGGTCGAGGGTGAGCCACGCCGCGAGCACTTCGTGCGCGCAGGCTTCGACGGCGAGCGGGTGGTGCCGCTGCCCGACCAGCGCTCGGGCAATCTGCGCTCGATCGCCCGCGCGCAGCTGCTGGTGCGCGTGCCGGCGGGCGTCGCGACGTTGCCGGCCGGCGCCACCTGCAGGTGCTTGCGGCTGCCCCGGTGA
- a CDS encoding transglycosylase SLT domain-containing protein, whose protein sequence is MERTASATARMRVRGDRPARGSIHGGWSPPAYEPDGEDRAALAAFEASRSVLVQTIVAIAPEPWMTSLRKPDLPLRWNRGLLDYLEYFTKDERGRALMRAWLRRAGRYEDRIRKILREHEVPEDLVWVVMAESGFNPRVRSAVGAAGPWQFMEGTGGVYGLTKTFWIDERHDIERASHAAAEYLADLRVRFGSWELALAAYNAGYGLVMTAIERHNTNNFWALAEIESGLPHATVNYVPKIVAAALVARNRDHFGFGARALEPMPAADWVEVELQHSVTLATLARTLEVDLDLLQEWNARLIRGRTPPGRGRTMVRIPRDRAQAFAAARAEILRAHEGEGTIVAREGERLEALARRGGIGEKELRKRNGIEDAAEVTGGVTLVVPGDGTPTAAPEGPRPLAAVPPCPHRDDERLVFFEVTRASTPAAIARAFGTTWERVVQWNDLDPSARLQPGQLLQLVVPRSWKGSEPPSAFLELDQVEHVARGSRAHLEAELARRGKLRRAVKASKGDTLERIGKRFGLTTGDLSRINGYAREHKPELGELVIVYVDANAKRGTLDAPAPRGPTASFDPAGDDAPAREAAAPDATAASPDRDAAAELPAVAEPAPRTTAAESGRGTPAGDKPRGRSGRSRRTRRHDASTAGTSRIPGQRDGAK, encoded by the coding sequence GTGGAGCGCACTGCGTCGGCCACGGCTCGCATGCGCGTGCGCGGCGATCGTCCGGCGCGTGGGTCGATCCACGGCGGGTGGTCACCCCCGGCGTACGAGCCCGACGGCGAGGATCGAGCGGCGCTGGCCGCCTTCGAGGCCAGCCGCAGCGTGTTGGTCCAGACCATCGTCGCCATCGCCCCCGAGCCGTGGATGACGTCGCTGCGCAAGCCGGACCTGCCGCTGCGATGGAACCGCGGGCTGCTGGACTACCTCGAGTACTTCACCAAGGACGAACGCGGCCGCGCGCTGATGCGCGCGTGGCTGCGCCGCGCCGGCCGCTACGAGGACCGCATCCGCAAGATCCTCCGCGAGCACGAGGTGCCCGAGGATCTCGTGTGGGTGGTGATGGCCGAGAGCGGCTTCAACCCCCGCGTCCGCAGTGCGGTCGGGGCCGCGGGACCCTGGCAGTTCATGGAGGGCACCGGCGGGGTCTATGGCCTGACCAAGACCTTCTGGATCGACGAGCGCCATGACATCGAGCGCGCATCCCATGCCGCCGCCGAGTACCTCGCCGATCTGCGGGTGCGCTTCGGCTCGTGGGAGCTCGCGCTGGCCGCCTACAACGCCGGCTACGGCCTCGTGATGACCGCGATCGAGCGCCACAACACCAACAACTTCTGGGCGCTCGCGGAGATCGAGAGCGGCCTCCCCCACGCGACCGTGAACTACGTGCCGAAGATCGTCGCGGCGGCGTTGGTGGCCCGCAACCGCGACCACTTCGGCTTCGGCGCCCGCGCGCTCGAGCCGATGCCGGCGGCCGACTGGGTCGAGGTCGAGCTGCAGCACTCGGTCACGCTGGCCACGCTCGCGCGCACGCTCGAGGTGGATCTCGATCTGCTGCAGGAGTGGAACGCACGCCTGATCCGCGGTCGCACGCCGCCGGGTCGCGGCCGCACGATGGTTCGCATCCCCCGCGATCGCGCGCAGGCCTTCGCGGCCGCGCGCGCGGAGATCCTCCGCGCCCACGAGGGCGAGGGCACGATCGTCGCACGCGAAGGCGAGCGGCTCGAGGCGCTGGCACGCCGCGGTGGCATCGGTGAGAAGGAGCTGCGCAAGCGCAACGGCATCGAGGACGCCGCCGAGGTGACCGGCGGTGTCACGCTGGTGGTGCCGGGCGACGGCACGCCGACCGCGGCGCCCGAGGGCCCGCGTCCGCTGGCGGCGGTACCCCCCTGCCCGCACCGCGACGACGAACGGCTGGTGTTCTTCGAAGTCACGCGCGCCTCGACGCCGGCTGCGATCGCGCGCGCGTTCGGGACCACGTGGGAGCGCGTGGTGCAGTGGAACGATCTCGACCCATCGGCGCGGCTACAGCCGGGCCAGCTGCTGCAGCTGGTGGTGCCGCGCAGCTGGAAGGGCAGTGAGCCGCCGTCGGCATTCCTCGAGCTCGATCAGGTCGAGCACGTCGCCCGCGGCTCGCGGGCCCACCTCGAGGCCGAGCTCGCGCGGCGCGGCAAGCTACGGCGCGCCGTCAAGGCGAGCAAGGGCGACACGCTCGAGCGCATCGGCAAGCGCTTCGGGCTGACGACCGGCGACCTCTCGCGCATCAACGGCTACGCCCGCGAGCACAAGCCCGAGCTCGGCGAGCTGGTGATCGTCTACGTCGACGCGAACGCCAAGCGCGGCACGCTCGATGCCCCGGCACCGCGTGGGCCGACCGCGAGCTTCGACCCCGCCGGCGACGATGCGCCGGCGCGCGAGGCTGCCGCGCCCGACGCCACCGCGGCGAGCCCGGATCGCGACGCCGCGGCCGAGCTGCCCGCGGTCGCCGAGCCCGCGCCGCGGACGACCGCCGCCGAGAGCGGCCGCGGCACCCCAGCCGGCGACAAGCCCCGCGGCCGCAGCGGTCGCAGCCGTCGCACACGACGCCACGACGCTTCGACCGCGGGCACCAGCCGGATCCCGGGCCAGCGCGACGGGGCCAAGTGA
- the tatA gene encoding twin-arginine translocase TatA/TatE family subunit → MHTLLGFGVGLPEVVIILVVVLLIFGPAKLPALGEGIGKMLKGFKKEMKSIEDEKVASAEKVIERGDDRDAIEVTPKGASETK, encoded by the coding sequence ATGCACACCCTGCTCGGATTCGGCGTCGGCCTCCCCGAGGTGGTCATCATCCTCGTCGTGGTGCTGCTCATCTTCGGCCCCGCCAAGCTCCCCGCGCTGGGCGAGGGCATCGGCAAGATGCTCAAGGGCTTCAAGAAAGAGATGAAGTCGATCGAGGACGAGAAGGTCGCGTCGGCGGAGAAGGTCATCGAGCGCGGCGACGATCGCGACGCGATCGAAGTGACCCCCAAGGGCGCGAGCGAGACCAAGTAG